The Rosa rugosa chromosome 1, drRosRugo1.1, whole genome shotgun sequence genomic sequence CTCCCTAGCATAGGGGATACCCTCGCGATGGCAGCAGCAGACTTTAAGATTTAGCGAAGTCTCTTGGACATTATCTCCTTTGATGCACTAGGTCAATAGTGGTAATCTGGCAAGGGGATGCTCTAACCGTAAAGATTGTCCTACTGACTCTTCTAGTCCCAATGTACATTCTCCCACAGTATCaatgtattattatttttatacaAAATAAAAGAGACAGAGCTTCAAAGAATTTAGTCAAATCATATTAAGATGATACACATAAATTATGAAATTTTTACAAAACTTCATGATGTGATTACACCTACACAAAACTCAATAGTTATTACACGTTAATTAAAGGATCAAAccaacattttctttttggttgCAATGCAACCAACTCATTAGAGTTGTGATGCTTCTAGTTTCTGATACGAATCTCTTATTAGAGCTTAGTTGTGGACTTGTGTATATGATTATGCTAGAACCCTATATGACTGCCAAAGCTGGTTTTTCATTTTGCCTTTGTCTTCAACTCATCAAAGCCATTGAAGGAAGGGTAGTTCCGGTAATGACTTCAGTGGACCCAATCAAACATTGTCACTCTCAACCTGTCCCAAGGTCACTTTGGACATTTTCAAATTACGAAGCAAAATTGCTTTCAAAATATTCAAAGGTAAAAGCTTTGTGTTGCTCCATTTCCCCACACAGTGGAGCGAACGAAGcagaaactctctctctctctctgagccgAAAGTGACGAACCAATggaaaacaacaacaacaggaACAACAGCATTATCAGCAACAGAGCCAAAAACCGTATGTAGTAATTCCCAAAAGTAAAAAACAGCAACACCCGAAAAGCAGAGGAGCATAAAATACAACTTTCCCTATCCTTCTTCCTCAAACTCCACCAAGTCTCTCGTATACTTTTCCTGTTTCCAAACCCCATCCCACATACGCACTAAGCATGCTGCGCCAACCCACTTGAGCCCTCTGAAATGTCTCGCAGATTGTACATGGGAACAGTCAAGATCGGCCAAACGGTGATGTTTCCTCTCGTTCTCCGGTCGTAGTTTCAGAGATCGCTTCTTCCCAGCTGGCTGTGAAGAATCATCGTCGCACTTACTGGCTCGGTTCGATTGTCAGATCGGTCTTGGTTTCTGATCCCGAAGGATTTGTATAGTTTCTTTGTGTTTGGTGCTGCAGAGAAACGAGGACAAACGCCGTTCCAGTTAAGATAGTGCTGTTTCTTGTCGGTTTATCCCAATCCCAAGTCGTTTTTAGGCATAAAGTAAAGTGGTACTTGCAAGTTTTCTAGAGGCCCGGTTTGGcgttttggtttctttttgtGGTTGGAGTTGTGGTAGAGGTAGAGGAGCTTTCTGGGTTTGGTGTggggtttgttttttagtgaggGGATAAGTGGAAAATGGCTATGTCCTGCAAGGATGGTAAAGGAGTAATGGATAATGGCAAGTATGTGAGGTACACACCTGAGCAGGTTGAAGCCCTTGAGAGGCTTTATCATGAATGCCCCAAACCCAGTTCGATTCGTCGCCAACAGCTCATTAGGGAGTGCCCAATTCTCTCTaacattgagcctaaacaaaTCAAAGTTTGGTTCCAGAACAGAAGGTATTCTTTGTTCTCATACCTAATTACCTTTTTCTTCATCTTTAGGCTTTGTACTCTGTTTCATTTGTGGCTCAGAGAATCTAAGCGAAAGAAAATGAATTTTGTGGCTTGGATCTTGAAGTCTGGTTCTTTGAGCATTATGAAAGTGGATGGGTTTGGTGTGAAGATGTTTCttctgttaaaaaaaataatctgaatttcaattttgttcttttattattatttttttaaatttctggaGAATGTTTGGTTGGGGAGAAAATAGAACTGGAAAATTGGTTCCCATGAGGCTTAACTTCCTTGTTTATACTAAAATGGGTAGTTTAGAAATCTTAAATACATTGCATTTATTATATTTCCTGACCAACTGGTCTGATATCAATGCACATTGtctgtttgtgtttgtgtttttttttttttttttttttccagatgcAGAGAGAAGCAGAGGAAAGAGGCTTCACGCCTCCAAGCTGTGAACAGGAAGCTCACTGCTATGAACAAGCTTTTAATGGAGGAAAACGATAGGTTGCAGAAGCAAGTGTCACACTTGGTCTATGAAAATGGCTACTTCCGCCAGCATACCCAGACCGTGAGAATTCTGGCCTCTCTTTTGTAGCAACACAAGGCTTCCTTGAATGCTAGAATCAACAACCATATATCTAATTCCaagattagattttttttttttttttttttccttttcagaaCAATTTTCTGAATAGACCAACCTTAGTATTATTTGTGTAACCTCTGAATTGTACGGTGACTGATATATGGTGGTGTTTTTGATCACAGACGACGCTTGCATCCAAAGATACGAGCTGTGAATCAGTGGTGACGAGCGGTCAACACCATCTGACACCTCAGCATCCGCCAAGGGATGCTAGTCCTGCAGGGTTAGTGGGGATGTAGCTGTTGTGTCATTTTCAGTCATTGTTCTTTGTGAAATTCTTGTTGTTATGTGTTTGTGGCTTATTGATTCATGTTTTGTATTTTTCTAGACTTTTGTCCATTGCAGAAGAAACTTTAGCAGAGTTTCTTTCAAAGGCTACTGGAACTGCTGTAGAGTGGGTCCAAATGCCTGGAATGAAGGTAACTAATATTAacttttacttagttatttaaCTAATCATACTTGTTCAATAAGTTACGGGATGGTTATTGGAAAATATACATTTTGCTTATTGGAATTTGGTGCGCACTCTTGTGTCTATTTACCTCAACTCTATTTGTGGGTACACTGGGAAAATGGGAAAATAGTAAAATGCAAATTTCCATTTTCCAATTTTTTAGTAAGTTGAATGGCTTTCCTTTTTTAATATGTTTCTTCACTGTCATCTCTTCTTGGTGTTCGTAGCCTGGTCCGGATTCCATTGGAATCGTTGCTATTTCTCATGGTTGCACTGGAGTGGCAGCACGAGCCTGCGGCCTGGTGGGTCTAGAGCCTACACGGGTAAGTGAACATGGTTTCTTTCCTTGTTTAATTCTTCTTCTGTGAGCTTAAGAGGATGTGTGATTGACTAATGATTATGCTCTGCTCAGGTTGCAGAGATCCTCAAGGATCTGCCTTCGTGGTTGCGTGACTGCCGCACTGTAGATGTCCTGAATGTACTGCCTACAGCAAACGGTGGAACCATTGAGCTCCTTTACATGCAGGTAGGATctaattacaatttttttttcatataaatATCTGCGTTTTTACCAATATTTAATTTATTATTCTCCTCTCTTCCTGATATAGCTCTATGCGCCAACCACTTTGGCGCCTGCATGTGACTTCTGGATGCTCCGCTATACTTCTGTTTTAGAGGATGGCAGCCTTGTGGTATGTAGTTCCAAAATTATGAATTTCATTCTTCTTGCCAAATGACTGTCATGTCTGTTGTTCACTCAAATCCTTCAGCAGCACACAAATAAAAGCGTATGCATACGTTTCATTTACCAGTTCAAATCAAGTTGTTCTCATTATATGTATAATGCTCAGGTTTGTGTGAGATCTctcaaaaacacacaaaatGGTCCATCCATGCCTCCGGTGCAGCATTTTGTTAGAGCAGAAATGCTGCCTAGTGGATACCTGATACGACCATGTGAAGGAGGTGGCTCAATTATACACATTGTTGATCACATGGATTTGGAGGTAATTTTGTGATGCTTATTTTGATAATGTACTGTATGTACTTGGTTTTAATAGTGTTAATGGATTTATAACTCATACATGTGTATCATCCTCTAGCCTTGTGGTGTGCCAGAAGTATTGCGCCCATTGTATGAATCTTCAGCTGTTCTTGCCCAAAAGATGACAATGGCGGTAAGATTACTATATGACAGTAGATATTGTAATTTATTATTGGTAGGGCTCAGTCATGTATGCATATTGATTGTATAAATGGATACTAATTTGTCCCACAAGAATGTAATAATTAAGTGCAAAGGGGGGAGGTTCAAGTTTTTCATTAGTCTCACTTTTTCATTCAGGCTTTACGCCAGCTGAGGCAGGTAGCCCATGAAGTTTCTCAATCTAGTGTCACTGGCTGGGGCAGACGACCTGCAGCTCTACGAGCACTAAGCCAGAGGCTTAGCAGGTTAGTATTAAAGTTGTTTCAATAAATCTTTTTAGGTGAGCAAAGGCTTTGCTTCTTGGAAGCTAATGGATGTTTTCTGCCAGGGGATTTAATGAGGCACTAAATGGATTTACTGATGAGGGGTGGTCATTGATGGGGAATGATGGCATGGATGATGTCACTATCCTCATAAACTCATCCCCTGACAAGCTAATGGGTTTAAATCTTTCATTTGGTAATGGATATCCAGCTGTCAGCAATGCCGTCTTATGTGCTAAAGCATCAATGCTTTTACAGGTCAGGATACTTGCCATCTTTTTTTCCCATAATCCACAATAGACAACTGGAGTTTAGAATAAAAGTAATAGCACAAATATATGCTATATTGATATCCATAGTGACCTTTTGAATTTGGTAATTGTCTGTGAGGCATGCACTAATGCATGATGTTCCATTAATGTAGAAGCACTGCGTAATCCAAACATGGTTTTATATGATCTGTTGGTTAAGATCATTATTTGGTAATTCTTAAGTTAGAATCCTTGCTTTATGTGCCCATGTCTTGCATTTTCATCTTCGGTTAGAAACTTTACATAAGAAACTTGGAAACTTGTCCAGATTAGAACATAGTTGCTGAATGTCCTATCATGCTTATAATTCATGGGGGATAATATGTTTGACATTTGTTTTTGTTCCTGGCTTGCTATGTACTGTATTTCCCAGAATGTGCCTCCTGCTATCCTTCTTAGGTTCCTACGGGAGCATAGGTCAGAATGGGCAGACAACAATATTGATGCTTACTCAGCTGCAGCTGTTAAAGTTGGCCCCTGTAGCTTAGCGGGGTCTCGAGTTGGAAGTTTTGGCGGTCAAGTTATACTCCCCCTAGCTCACACTATTGAGCATGAAGAGGTGAGCAATATGATGATTAAGGAATTTACAGCTCTTAATGATGCCTTGTTTTATAATGGTTTATACACCATATTGTGTCAAAACTCtattattctcttttttttttttttttttttttgtgcttatTAGTTCTTGGAAGTCATTAAACTGGAGGGTATTGGCCATTCTCCTGACGATCCAATGATGCAGACTAGAGAGATGTTCCTTTTGCAAGTAAGATTTGATTCTTCTCAGTatattatgaatttatgataATTATTTTTTATGAGAATGCTTGCCTAGGGTTTCTGTTTAAGATATATTTGGGGCCTTTCAAGATGATATCTTGAATTGTTAAAGTACAAATGATATTGATAAGAGGTAGTGATGTtcagtttttgttattttttctaattgatttttttttctgcttGTTTAATAGCTATGCAGTGGAATGGACGAGAATGCTGTTGGTTCCTGTGCTGAACTGATTTTTGCTCCAATTGATGCTTCCTTTGCTGATGATGCACCTCTCCTACCTTCTGGTTTTCGCATCATTCCTCTTGATTCTGGGAAGGTTAGCCTATGAGTCATATTTAAAGCTTTGTAAATGTCAAAATCCATAACTCATCTTCGATGGTAATTTTTTATAATTGAGCTTAAAAAAAATGTTCAGGAAGCCTCCAGTCCAAATCGCACATTGGATCTTGCTTCTGCTCTTGAAGTTGGGCCGACTGGAAACAGGGCATCTAGTGAATATTCTGCAAATGCGGGTTGCGTGAGATCTGTGATGACTATAGCATTTGAATTTGCATTCGAGAGCCACATGCAAGAGCATGTAGCATCCATGGCTCGACAATATGTTCGCAGCATCATATCTTCAGTTCAGAGGGTGGCATTAGCACTCTCTCCTTCACATTTAAGTTCGTATGCTGGTCTTCGTTCACCACTTGGTACCCCTGAAGCGCAGACCCTAGCTCGTTGGATATGCAACAGTTACAGGTAATGTAACACTTTCTATCTTTTTTCATTTTACTCTGTTCTTTATTAGAAAGTCAAAATATTCTCTGAGATTTTTGCAGCACTCTGCAAAATTTAAAATGGGGCCTTATGGTTCATATCTGTACCAAGAGAAATACTAATTTTCCCTTTACCGGTATGACACTTTAATAATGCAATTTTACAATTACAATTGATAAAAAACTGAGGCCAAAGTACTATTTGTTAGTGTTGAAATTTCTGCTTACTACGTAAGTTTGAATAAATTGCGCTTAATGCCTAGTAACTCCCAAGAAGGCTGCAGCCTAAATTAGTCTTGACCCTTAATTGTGTGTCAAGATAACTCAATATATCACTAACAGTAAAATAAAAATGGTAAAGATTTTGTCAATTCGTCAACCAAATTGAGTTTTGAGCTATTATAACCTGCTCATGTATGTATTCATATTAAATGTTATcctttttgagttttgagtgTAACTTGTGTTAGAGTAGTATAAATAGTCGTCCATTTAACTCATTGTGCTTTGTTATGTAGCCATATGATCCATATTTCCCTCTGACAATCTTCGGTTCTGAAATTTAACAACCCTTGATATTGACCAACTTCCAGTGTTAATAATTAATGTCAATGCAGTTACTAAATTTTTGAAAGCTGTGTTCTATATGAAGAAGTTGGAATACTTTGTAACCATATTCCTGCAAGCTGTTTCTTAACTTAGGAAGCTACAAATTCTGTAATCAGAAATGATTAAAGTACACTATTGATGTTGCAGGGGATATTTGGGTGTGGAGCTGCTCAAATCCTGCAACGAAGGAAGTGAATCCAATCTCAAATTGCTGTGGCATCACTCTGATGCAATTATGTGCTGCTCTCTGAAGGTATAaggggaaaaagaaagagagagaaagagtgacTCTTGCTCTCTGCTTAGTCAAACACTGAGCATTGGAGCCCACTCTTATCTTCATATTTTCGAGCAATCTTATCGAGAATTTTGTTTAATGCAGGCTGTGCCAGTTTTCACCTTCGCAAACCAGGCAGGACTTGACATGCTTGAGACAACCTTGGTTGCACTGCAAGACATAGCTTTGGAAAAGATTTTTGATGACCATGGACGCAAGACTCTCTTCTCTGAGTTCCCGCAGATAATGCAACAGGTATCGGACCTTTCCTAAATTCTGTAATCTCTACATTTCATATTAGACTGGCGCTGAACATATTGGATTGATTCAGATGTAATAACTGCCAAACGTTGTAATGTTTGTTCTGATTTGTCGGCGGTGTACTTTTTGTAGGGTTTTGCTTGTCTTCAAGGTGGCATCTGTCTCTCAAGCATGGGGCGACCAGTGTCATATGAAAGAGCAGTAGCTTGGAAGGTGTTGAATGAAGATGAGACGGCTCACTGCATAAGTTTCTTGTTTGTGAACTGGTCTTTTGTGTGATGTTGAGACCAGGAAACCTTTTACGGTTAGGAGCCTATTATAATAGTGTCGAATAGACGGGAGACTTGAAAACCTTTTGTGCTTTAATTAAGTCTTTTGTAAGTGATAATGACAATGATGGATGCTAAGACCAGTGTTGTGTTAGATTGTTGCTGCTGCACTATAAAACTCGAGCCTATGCTCTTTGTTTTCTAGTTCTGTTTCTGGGtgcctttttttgtttttatttgctGAAGTGGGCTTTACAGTCGGATGTATCTTAGCAGATTATGGGAAAATTCTACCATGCTCCTAAGCATAGGAGTTGTCCACATTATCTTAGGAGTTGTTTTTGTAGATGAAAATGTATATCATAGGGTTCTATACGCGGGTAACTCCCAACTATAGGGGTTCTATCTCATATTTGAGACCCATATAGCACTTGAGCTCTCTAAAATATAGGGGAGTTGGTCTCAAAAATATAGGACTTTGATCTCAAACCAAGTCTCAAATATGTGACTTTTTCAGAAGGGAAAATCGttcaaacagtgtctgaacttttccagactactAATTTTCATACccatactttgaaaaatatcaaaatggtacctgaagattttaccccgacccaatttccgtacctagtaacagtaaagtcgtcaactccgttaaattttgaggggtaaatttGGTAGTTCATATATTCCGGAAAAGAAatacaaatagaaaaaaaaaattttaaaaatgaaaactgattctctttctttctttcttcttcttcttcgaattGCTGCTTCGTCAAACCAAGGACGAAGTGCTCTCTCGACTTGGTGCCCATTTTCGAGCCACCGGTGAACCCGAACCCGGCCACAACTCGCTCCAGAACCGCCCGCCCACAAAGGTCCGATTCGCGCGGTGGAACAACACCAACGCCGAGAAATTCAACCAGCACCGCCACGCCCAGCAAGAAATCGAGGATGACGTCCGTCCACACAACCCGCTCATATGGTTTGGGATCAGAATCAGATGCGGAGCTCCACAGTGAACCCTTTACCCAGTTCTGGCTCTCAAGCTCCTCGAGCCACCCCGAAACTCCTCGTCTGGTTCATCCTCTTCGTCTCCGTCACTTGCGTCGTCTACACCCTCAAGCTCGTCTCCACCCCACAGACTAGGGGCATCCGGATTTGACTCATCTACACATCCTCTTCATACATTGAAGCACCGACCACATCATAAGGCGTTGGCGAGTCAATCCTAGTGGGATTTTGTGGGTATGAAGAACCAAATTGATGCAGCTTGAAATTCTGGGTTTGAAGAACCAAATTGAACCCAAAACCCGACTCCACCGATCTTCAATGCTATGTTTTTATACTCACAATTCTGGGTTTGAAGAAACAAATTGATGCAGCTTGAAATTTTAATCATGTCCCAAGCTAGTTATGGAGGATCGCGAAGATGTGTATGCATATGATGATCCTAAAGATTATTATCCCTGCGAGGATG encodes the following:
- the LOC133725280 gene encoding homeobox-leucine zipper protein ATHB-15, which codes for MAMSCKDGKGVMDNGKYVRYTPEQVEALERLYHECPKPSSIRRQQLIRECPILSNIEPKQIKVWFQNRRCREKQRKEASRLQAVNRKLTAMNKLLMEENDRLQKQVSHLVYENGYFRQHTQTTTLASKDTSCESVVTSGQHHLTPQHPPRDASPAGLLSIAEETLAEFLSKATGTAVEWVQMPGMKPGPDSIGIVAISHGCTGVAARACGLVGLEPTRVAEILKDLPSWLRDCRTVDVLNVLPTANGGTIELLYMQLYAPTTLAPACDFWMLRYTSVLEDGSLVVCVRSLKNTQNGPSMPPVQHFVRAEMLPSGYLIRPCEGGGSIIHIVDHMDLEPCGVPEVLRPLYESSAVLAQKMTMAALRQLRQVAHEVSQSSVTGWGRRPAALRALSQRLSRGFNEALNGFTDEGWSLMGNDGMDDVTILINSSPDKLMGLNLSFGNGYPAVSNAVLCAKASMLLQNVPPAILLRFLREHRSEWADNNIDAYSAAAVKVGPCSLAGSRVGSFGGQVILPLAHTIEHEEFLEVIKLEGIGHSPDDPMMQTREMFLLQLCSGMDENAVGSCAELIFAPIDASFADDAPLLPSGFRIIPLDSGKEASSPNRTLDLASALEVGPTGNRASSEYSANAGCVRSVMTIAFEFAFESHMQEHVASMARQYVRSIISSVQRVALALSPSHLSSYAGLRSPLGTPEAQTLARWICNSYRGYLGVELLKSCNEGSESNLKLLWHHSDAIMCCSLKAVPVFTFANQAGLDMLETTLVALQDIALEKIFDDHGRKTLFSEFPQIMQQGFACLQGGICLSSMGRPVSYERAVAWKVLNEDETAHCISFLFVNWSFV